ACGCAAATCCGGCGTTTTGGCCTGCGACCGGGGGATCTGGTCATCGGGGTCGTTCGTCCACCCAGGGACACCGAGCGTCACTATGGGCTGCTGAAAGTCGAGAGCATCAACGGCCTGCCCCCGGAAGAGGCTCTGAAACGCCCACGCTTTGAAGACCTGGTGCCCATCTTTCCCGAAGAGCGCTTTGACCTGGAAACGGACCGCTGGACATTAGCCACCCGATTGATCAACCTGGTGGCCCCCATCGGGCGGGGTCAACGCGGGCTCATCGTCTCGCCCCCCAAAGCGGGCAAGACCACCATTTTGAAGCAAATCGCCAACGCCATCTCCACCAAGTATCCCGATGTGCATCTGATGATCGCCCTGATCGGCGAACGGCCCGAAGAAGTGACCGACATGGACCGCTCCGTGGACGCCGAGGTGATTTCTTCTACTTTCGACGAGCCGGTCACTTCGCATGTGCAGGTGGCCGAAATCGTGTTGGAGCGGGCCAAACGCCTGGTGGAAGTGGGCCGGGATGTGGTCATCATGCTGGATTCCATCACTCGCCTCTCCCGGGCCTACAACCTGGTAGTCACCCCCTCAGGGCGCACCCTCTCCGGCGGTATTGATCCCGCAGCGCTTTACCCGCCCAAACGCTTCTTCGGCGCGGCCCGCAACATCGAGGATGGCGGCTCGCTGACCATCATCGCCACCTGCCTGATCGATACCGGTTCCCGGATGGACGATGTGGTGTACGAAGAGTTCAAAGGCACGGGGAACATGGAGTTGCACCTCTCGCGCAAGTTGCAGGAACGCCGCATCTTCCCCGCCATTGACATCGAGCGCTCCGGCACCCGCCGCGAGGAACTCCTTCTGGGACCGGACATCACCCAGCGCGTGTGGCTGATGCGCCGGATGTATCAGCAAATGATCACCCCACCCCCCAACGGCGCGGGGATGGATATGGCCACGGCCACCGAGGCCATTCTCAATCGCCTGATAAAGACCCGCAACAACATGGAATTTCTGGAGACGCTCACGGAGGACCTATGAAACGCCACACCCTTTTTGGTTGGTTGATGGCCTGGGTGCTGCTGAGCGCGGCTTTCCTTCCCGTGATGGGGCCGAAACCTGTGGCTGCCTCAGGCCAATCGAGCTCCAATCAGGAACCCACGGTGGTCCTTCCGCCCCTGCCTTACCTGACCGACCTCCCGATCACCGGCATCCATCGCACCCTCACCTGGTACACCATCATTCCCCCACGCCCGCGCCTGGAAGTGGTGGAATATACCGTGCAGGAAGGCGATGCCCTGTTTGGCATCGCCAAGCGCTTCGGCATCAAGCCGGAGACCATCCTTTGGGCTAATCCCAAACTGGAAAACAACCCCGATATCCTCCGACCGGGGATGGTGCTGAAAATCCCCCCGGTGGACGGGGTGCTCTACAAATGGAAAGAGGGCGACACCTTCGAAAAGGTGGCCCAGGAGTTCGACGCCAAGCCTGAGGACATCATCAACTTCCTGGGCAATCGCATCGACCTCACCGACCCCCAGGTCAAGCCAGGGCAATGGGTCATGGTGCCCGGCGGGCACAAAGCCTTCCGCCAGTGGGTGATCCCGGTCATTCCGGACGGGAACGCCGGCGTGGCCCTGAGCCACCTGGGCCCGGCTTACTGTCCCGAGTGGTACAGCAAACAGGGCGGCACGGGCACCTTCATCTGGCCGGTTTCCATCCATCGCGTGGTGGGCAACCCCTACGCGCCCTGGCACCTGGCGCTGGATTTGGCCACCTGGGTGGGCGAACCCATCCGCGCGGCGGATTCGGGCGTGGTCGCCTACGCCGGCTGGTCCACGGTGGGCTATGGGTACATGGTGCTCATCGACCACCGCAACGGGTACCAGACCCTGTACGCTCACATGAGCCGCGTGTTCGCCCGCTGCGGTCAAGGGGTAGTGCAAGGGCAAACCATCGGCCTGGGCGGCAGCACGGGCAACTCCTCCGGCCCCCACCTGCACTTCGAGGTGCGCTACATGGGCGGCTTCATCAATCCGTGGAGCGTGTTGCCCCCACCCTGAGATGGTGGAGCGCTCTCAACGAAACAAAACGCGGCAAGGCTTCGAGGCCTTGCCGCGTTGTTCTTTCCGCCCCCGCTTCAGATCAGGGCGCGACCTTTTCGACATAGTTCACCACGCTTTCACACCCCTGTGGGAAGCGCTGGCTCACATGCGCCCAGTCCAGAGGCTCCTTAGCGCCCCAGGTGCGGAGCAGGGCCTCGTAGGTGCAATCAGGGCCGTTGTAGTTGGCCAGGGTGAAACGCCACAAGTCGGTGTACCCGCTGACATAGGACGGCGTCCGGCGGGTAATGTTACGCACCGTTTGGCCGATCTGGCGGCAATAGGCGCGCACCAGGTGGGCGAACAACAACACCGCCTCTTCACTGCGCTCCAGGTCAATGCCGTAGGGGCAATCGTAACAGGACAAATTCGCCTGCGCCCACACGGATTCGTACAGCAGACGCCGTTGATAGGGATTGAGATGGGCGTAACCGTAAACACAACGCCACTCGCCCAGCACTTCATCGCACAACGGTTGAGCGATGTCCGTCTCCCAAAGCAACAAAGTGTCCATCCCGTGGGGGGAAAGTTGCCCAAACCCCGCCTCCACCCGCTGGGGGAACTCGGCGGGCCAAAACTGGCTTTCCTGGGCGAACATGCGCTTGAGCAGCGTGGCCGGCACCCCCACCTCACGGGACGCCTGCCAGATGCTCTCATCGAAGCGATTCTGCCAGGCCAGCACCTCTTCCTGGGCCAGCGCAATACCGCAGGGGCTGGCCGTGCCATTGGGCAACAGGCCCCCGTCGGGGCACGACGAAGCATCGACGATGCCATGGGCGATCAGCCGCCCGCCCAGGTACAGGTAAGGCACATCGGTCGCCAGATCGGCGGGGTCAGGCGGCGTATCCAGCCATTCGGGCAAAGGCTCCGTTGGGGGCAGAAGGGCCCAGGCCTGGGCACACCAATCCACACCAGCGTCGCGCCAGCGGTCGCTCAGGATATCCACCAGCACCTCCCCATTCTCCTGGGGGATCAGGCGCACGGTGGCCACATTCTGCGAGGAGTCATCGCCCAACGACGAAACGGCCGAAAAGCGCACCGTGTAGCGGGTTTCACCGGCGGCCTGCTTTGGGGAAAGCAAAACGAAACACTCCGCTCCCTGACAATGGGTGGTGGATTGCCCGGAAACGGCCACAATGACTTCGGTGATCTCGGCATCGGGGAACGGCTCTACCCCCTCGAAGCGCAGCACCACCGGGTCCAGACAGCGAAAATGGGGGAAGTCCGAGGTGCAGTTCTCCAGATAAAGGTCCACCCAAGGGGGTGGGTAAGTGCGCGTGACCTGATGGGTGACCTCAGACTGCCCAACAAAGAATAGGTAATACCCCTCGCAAGTGGTCACATCACCCCCGCTGAGAGCCGCCTCACAAGGCAGCGTGTCCACCCAGGTGTCGTAGGCCTCCTGCCCGCAGAAACGCAACACATCCAACCCGGTAGGCCGGTCGGGGTGATTGATATAAAGCCGACAAAGGATTTTGTCGGGCTCGGACCAGGCTAGCAACCACCATTCGTACAGCGTCTCGGTGACGGTTTCGGTGCGCTGACGCGGACCAGGTTCTTTGGCCAGCGCCACCTGCCGGCCCCACCCCAACACGCTTATCAGGATCAGCAAGATAATCAGCCCTCCCTGAGCAGGCGTCAGGCAGAGGGAACGCTTGCGGCAGCACCGCCATCCCTGAAGGTTACTTGGTCGCCCCTCGCGACAAAGAAGCATCGCGACGCCCTCTTTCCTCGGCAAAGGATTTCAGGCTCCAGGCGATGAACACCAATCCCAGGGCCACCAAGGTTAACACCCGAAAGGCACTCTGATAACCCGAGACGCCGCCACCCAAACTGGCGGCCAACGCGCCCACCAGCGCGCCGGTCACCAGTTGCCCGATTTTGGTCATCAAGGAGATCACTCCCTGGGCAGCGGAACGCTCCGTAGCCGGGACCTCGTTCAGCATGATATACCGCAACGGCGCGCCAAGCAAAGCCGAAAGACCCAGGCCAAAGAGCACGCTGGCGGTCAAGAAGGTGGGCCACGAGAGCGAGGGCCCGCTGAGCACGGCCAACCCCACCGTGGTGAGCGAGGTACCCACGATCACCACCAGGCGCGAGCCTCGAGCATCAAGCAAACGCCCAAACAGCGGAGCGCCCACGGCCATCGCCGCCACGGCGGGCAACAGCGCGAAACTGGACTGGGAAGGCGTCAGCCCCAACGCGGCCACCAGCAATGAGGGGACGAAGACCATGGCCCCTTCAATCACCCCGGCGCCGAAGGCCAACCCATTGACCCGGCGCAACTGCCCGGTGCCGAAAAGGGCCGGGCGCACCAGCGGGTCGGCCGCGCGGGTCTCCACCCAGATCAGCAAACCCAGCAGAATCAGAGCCGCCACCAGCCAGCCGCCCGTGGCTGCCTGATACAGGCTTGCTGCCAGGTGCTCCACCTCCAGGTGATTGAGGCCGAGGGTGAGCGCCGCCAGAAAGCCGCTCAGCGCCAACAGCCCACCCCAATCCAAACCGTGAATCTCGGCCGCGCGGGTGGTGGGCAGTTCCCGCCACGCCCAGGGGATGAGCACCAAAGCGAAAGGCAACGGCCCCCAGAAGAGCATCTGCCAGCCAAAACGCAGCAACACGCCACCGAAAATCGGGCCGATGATGAAGGCAATGCCGAACACCGAGCCGATGAGTCCCAGCGCCCGCCCTCGCCGCTCGGGGGGGAAGGTGTCGCCGATGACCGCCGAAGCCACGGGGAAAATGCCCCCCGCGCCAAAGCCCTGCAATGCCCGCCCGACCACCACCACGGCCAGCGAAGGCGCCAGGGCCACCACCACCGACCCCACGGCAAACAACACCACATCGGCCACATACACCGAGCGCCGCCCCAAACGGTCGGCCAACTTGGCCATCAGGGGCGTGCCGATCAGGTTAAAGAGCAGATAGGCCGTAAAGACCCAGGAAACCTCCCGGTCACTGACGCCAAAGGCGTCCCGAATGGCCGGCAGGGCCGGGCCGACGATGGCGATATCCATGGCGGCCATGAGCACGCCGAAGAACAACAAAGCCAGTAAACGGTTGCGTTGACGCCCGTTCATAAGGGCACAAGACCTCCGTCAAGAATGCCGTGCAGTGAAGAAGCCGTCAAAGCCCCTTCGCCGCGCCTCCTTACTCCGGGAAAATGGCCGGACGGGCGGCAGGGGCAAAGGTGTCCACCATCTCCGCGTCCAGGGCGTTCTCACGGCAAAGGGCCGCGTACAAATCGGCGCTGGGGCGTTTGGTGCGCACCTGGGTTTCCGGGTCCAGGGCCCAGAGGCCAAAGCGCCGCGTCCAACCGTGATGCCATTCAAAGTTGTCCACCAGGGTCCAGTGAAAATAGCCCTTGATGGGCACATTGTTGTTGATGACCCGCCACATCTGGTGCACATGCTCGGCCAGATAACGGGGGCGCAGGGTATCGTGACTGTCCTCCACCCCGTTCTCGGTGACGATGATGGGCAGGCCGTAGCGGGCCACCCGGCGCAGCGTGTGCGCAAAGGCCAGCGGCTCGTGGGCGATGTCCCCGTGCTCGCTCAACGGGGCCTCCGGGCGGTAAAAGCGGCGGCTGAACAACGCCTGCGGCGCCCAGGTGAAGGCCACTTGCTCGGCCGTGTAGTAATTCACCCCGAGGAAGTCCTGCTTTCCCCGGAGTTCCGGGGCTTTGCGTCGTCCCCAGGGGGTCAACAACACCCCCTCGCCCAAGGCCCGCAAGAAGAAGGCGTTGAACAGCCGATCCTGCCAGCGGGCCAGCACCCCGTCAGGGGGGAACCAGGGGCGGGCGGCCTGCATGGGCCGCAAATGATGCACCAGGCCCACCCTCGCCTCCGGGTGCACGCGATGGATGACCTCGTAAGCTGCAGCGTGGGCGCGGGCCATGTGTTCCATCACCTGCAGCGCCTTCGGCACATCATCCTGACGCCCCGGCGGGAACTCGCCGGTCACATAGCCCAGCACGGCATACACATTGGGCTCGTTGATGGTACACCACAGGGGCACATACTCCTTGAGCGCCTCGACCACCTTTTCCACATAGCGGGCAAAGGCCGCCACCACTTCGGGCCGTTCCCAGCCCCCTTGCTCACTCAGCCACAAAGGGTCGGTGAAGTGATGCAGGGTGACCACGGGGGTCAGGTTGCGCTCCACCAGCCCCCGCACCATCTGGCGGTAATGGTCGAGGGCCTCCTCATCCCAGCGGTCAGGGGCCGGCTGGATGCGGCTCCACTCCACCGACAGGCGATGGGCGTTCTGCCCGGCCTCGGCGGCGCGGTCGAAATCCTCCCGCCAGCGACCGCCCCACCAGTTGCAGGCCAGGGCCGCGCTGTGCCCCTGGGCGATGTGCCCCTCCTGCTCCCAGGCCCACCAGTTGTTGTTCGTGTTCTGCCCCTCGACCTGGTGTGACGAAGTGGCCGTACCCCAGAGAAAACCGCGGGGGAACACAAACCGAGCCTTGATGGTCATTGCGGAACCTCCACCGAGGGCAGGCGTCTTCTTGGGGGCGTCACCCCACCCTCAATATTCGATAACGCTGATTTGGCGCAACTTGGGTAGGCGATGAAAGGCAAAAATTTCGCGCACCGTGCCCGTCAACCCCCGCACCACCAGACTGTGGGTGCGAGCGCCTTCAGCTTCGTACTTCACGCCCTGCAACAACGAGCCTCTGGTAATGCCCGTGGCGGCGAAGAACACATCGTCGGAGGCCACGAGGTCGTCCATGGTGAGCACCTTGTCGAAATCGTAGCCCATCTCCTCGCCGCGACGGCGCTCCTCCTCGTTGCGGGCGTAGAGTTTGCCCTGAATCTCCCCGCCCATGGCGCGCAACGCGCAGGCGGCCAGCACGCCTTCGGGCGTCCCGCCGATGCCCAGGAGCACATCCACGCCCACCTCGGGCATGGCAGTCATCAACGCGCCAGCCACATCGCCATCGGGGATCAGGCTGATGCGCGCGCCCAGGCGGCGCACCTCGGCGATGAGTTCGGTGTGGCGCGGGCGGTCGAGAATGACCACCATCAGGTCGCGCGCCTCTTTGCCTTTGGCCCTGGCGATATTGCGCAGGTTGACCTCCACCGGGGCCTCAATATCCACCACGCCCCTGGCCTCCGGGCCGACGGCGATTTTGTTCATGTACACGAAGGGGCCAGGGTCGAACATGGTGCCCCGCGGAGCCACGGCTACCGTAGCGATGGCATTGGGCAACCCCATAGCCGTGGGGCGGGTACCGTCGATGGGGTCCACGGCGATGTCCACCTCAGGCGGCTCGCCGGTGCCTACCCGTTCGCCGTTGTAGAGCATGGGGGCTTCATCCTTTTCGCCCTCGCCGATGACGATGACGGCGTCCATCTCAATGGTATTAAGCATCAGGCGCATGGCATCGACCGCCGCCTGATCGGCAGAAATCTTGTCGCCGCGGCCCACCCAGCGCCCGGCCGCCAGAGCGGCCGCCTCGGTCACCCGCGCCAGTTCCATGGCCAGGTTGCGGGTGGGCGAACGGCCTTGCAGGGTCTTGCTCATAGGGTACCTCCCAGGGAAGAACTCGCGCTACCCCTTCGGTAGAGACGCCCCCAGGGCACCCCTACCGAAGGGGCAGGCTTAAACCAACTGCCACAACACCAACAGGCCGTAGGCCAGCGGCGCGGCCCACAGCCAGGAATCGATCCGATCAAAAGCGCCTCCGTGGCCAGGAAACAGCCGTCCCGAATCCTTCTGCCCGGCCTGCCGCTTGAACATGCTTTCGGCCAGGTCGCCCAAGGGGGCCAAAACAGCGATGACCAGCCCCATCAGGGCGGCATGGGCGGCGCTCATCCCGGGGATGGGCCCGGCCAGGGCGTTCCAGGCCGCCGCCAGCACCACCGCACCCAGCACGCCGGTGACCACGCCGGCCAGATACCCTTCCCAGGTCTTCTTGGGGCTCAGGCGCGGCGCCAAAGGGTGGCGTCCCATCGTCCGGCCCACGAAATACGCCCCGGAATCGGCGATCCAAATTGTGGGCAGGGCCAGCAACAGCCACCACATACCCTGGGGCGCCTGGCGCAAGGTGACGAAATAGGCACCCAGGTAGCCGATGTAGACCCCTCCGCTCAGGGTAAGGGCAAAGTCTGTACCACTCTCCGTCGCGCCGCGCTCGTAATCCACCAGATGCCAGGCCACGGCGAGCAGGGTGAAAAAAGTCAGCAGGGCCGAGTCCAGGGTGGTGCCCCATTCCAGGCGTGCCAGGGGAAAGCCCACCGCAGCCAACACCAGCAAGGGCCGCGCCGGCCCGCGACCCAGGGCCGCGCTCAGGTTCGCATATTCCCACGCTGCCACACCCAGCAAAAAGGCGACCAGGGCCACAAAGGCCAGGCCGCCCAGATAAATCAATCCCAACCCCAGGGGGAGAAGAACCACCACCACCAATACGCGCTCACGGAGCATGCTCATCCTTTCCTGTCGCGGTGGGCTCCGTGCTCACCTCGACCGCTCACGAAGATGGGCCGTCGGAGGCCGTTCCGCCGTCGTCCAAGGGGGCTGTCTCATCCTCCGAGACGCGGCCAAAGCGGCGCTCGCGGCGGCTGTAGTCTTCCAAGGCCTTGCGCAACTCCTCTTTGTCAAAATCGGGCCAGTACACCGGCGTGAAGTACCACTCGGCGTAGGCCGACTGCCAGAGCAGAAAATTGCTGATGCGCACCTCGCCCGAGGTGCGGATGACCAGATCCGGGTCCGGACAGTCTGCCGTGTAGAGATAACGGCTGACCAGCGCCTCGTCCACTTCGTCCGGGCGCACGCCGTCGCAGATCATCTTGCGGATGGCCTGCACAATCTCATCCCGTCCGCCGTAGTTGAAGGCCACATTGAGCACCAGACGCCGGTTGTGCTTCGTGCGCTCCACCGCAGCGCGAATCTTCGCCTGCAGGTCGGGCCGCACGCCTTCCATTTTGCCCACATGGCGGATCTGCACGCCCTCGGCATCCAGTTCGTCCAACTGCTGATCGATGACCTCCTCCATGATGTTCATCAACCCGTCCACCTCTTCCTTGGGACGGGCCCAGTTTTCGGTGGAAAAGGCGAAAATGGTGAGATACTGGATGCCGAACTCCACGCAGGCACGAATGATGCGCCGGAGGTTGTCCACCCCAGCGCGATGACCAGCCAGTCGAGGCAACCCCCGCGCCCGCGCCCAGCGACCGTTGCCATCCATGATGATCGCCACATGGGTGGGGATTTTCAGTTCGGCGTCCGGCAGGCGTCCCTCAGGGTCGCTCATTCCTCTAAAATCTCCCGTTCCTTGATTTCACTCAACTGATTGGCCTCTTCGATGTACTTGTCCGTCAAATCCTGCACCTTCTGTTCCGCCCGTTTGCGCTCGTCCTCGGAAATCATCTTCTCGCCTTCCAATTCCCGCAGGTCCTTGATGGCGTCCCGGCGCACATTGCGGATGGCCACCCGCGCCTCCTCCACCCGGCGATGGACCACCTTGACCAACTCCCGCCGGCGCTCCTCGGTGAGCGGGGGCAGAATCAGCCGAATGCTGTGGCCGTCGTTGTTGGGGGTCAACCCCAAATCCGAGTTGCGGATGGCTTTCTCAATGGCCTTCAGGCTGGAAGGGTCAAACGGTTTGATGAGCAACTGGCGGGGCTCCGGCACGGTGATGGTGGCAATCTGCATCAAAGGTGTCGGTACGCCATAGTACTCCACCTCCAGGCGTTCCACCAGAGCCGGGTTTGCCCGTCCGGTGCGAATGCCGCGCAACTCATCTTCCAAAACCCGCACCGCGCCCTGCATGCGATGTTCCGCATCCTGCAACACTTCCTTGATCATCGCGCTCCTCCTTGCACATGGGACGAGGCAAGATGAAATGACGCTCCAATTTTATCACAGCCACGACGAGTGAAGGTGATGGTAGAATTATCCTGCCTGCACCAGAGCAGTGCACATTCCTGCGAGGGAGGACAGCCCGATGAACCCCAAAAAACTGACGGTGGTGGTGCCCATGGCCGGCTTGGGCACCCGTTTGCGCCCCCACACCTGGAGCAAACCCAAACCGCTGGTGCGGGTGGCGGGCAACACCGTGCTGGGGCATGTGCTGGATATGTTCCAGGCGCTCCCCGCGGAGCAACTGGAACTGGTGTTCATCGTGGGTTACCTGGGCGAGCAAGTGCCCGCCTATCTGCAAAAGCACTATCCTCATCTCAAGGCCCACTTCGTGGAGCAAACGGAGCGGTGGGGACAATCCCACGCCCTGTACCTGGCCCGCGACTTTTTAGAGGGCCCAGTGTTGATGATTTTCGTGGACACCATTATGGAAGCCGACTTCGCCTTTCTGGCGAACCCACCCGACGAAGGCATCGCCTGGGTGAAGCCGGTAGAAGACCCCCGGCGGTTCGGTGTGGCCGTGCCCGACGAGCAGGGCTATGTGCAACGTATCATCGAAAAACCCGATACTACCGAGCACCACCTGGCCGTGGTCGGGTGTTACTACTTCCCCGAGGGCCGCGACCTGGCCGCCGCCGTGGAAGAGCAAATCAGCCAAGACATCAAGACCAAAGGCGAGTACTACCTGGCCGACGCCATCAACCTAATGCTGCAACGCGGGCTGCGGATGCGTACCCAATCCGTGAACATCTGGCTGGACGCCGGGACGCCTGAGGCCCTGTTGGAGACCAACCGCTATCTGCTGGCCAACGGGCGGGACAACACCTGGGAAACGCCGCGCCCCGGGGTGACCATCATCCCCCCGGTGTACATCCACCCCACGGCCCAGGTGGAGGAGGCCGTCATCGGCCCCCATGTATCCATCGGCGCCCAGGCCAGGGTGTTCCGGGCCGTGCTCCGCGACACCATTCTGGACGACCACGCCGAGGTCAGCCAATGCGTGCTCGATGGCAGCCTGGTGGGCCAATACGCCCGCATCCAGGGCCATCCCCAAAGGCTGAACATCGGCGATCATTCCCACATCGAGTTTTAGCCATGCGTCGCCCCAACCCATGGGATCGGCTCACCCAGCCCTGGCAGCCCATCGAGGTGCGCTGTCGCTCCGAGTACCGTTACGCTCAGGAGCCTCAAGCGCTGCGCTGGGAAAGTCAATGGGTGACCGTGCAGCGCATCGTGGCCCGCTGGCAGACTCCCGAAGGGCCGGCCTTTCGCCTGCTGACGGCGGATGGCCGGCTTTATGACATCCGCCATCGGGAAGATGCCGCCCAATGGGAGGGGCGACAACTTTAGGAAGCGCCCCCGCTTCCCTGTTCCCGGCATACCCCTAGGGCGTCCTGTCCCCACTTCCGGGAGCAGGATGTCGCCTGGGGTTCCTCAACCTTTCCTCATTCCAGGAGGCCATTCATGATCATCGGTGTCCCCAAGGAAATCAAAGACAACGAATACCGGGTCGCGGTGACGCCCGGCGGTGTGGAAATGTTGCGCCAGCACGGGCATCGGGTGCTGGTGCAGGCCAGTGCGGGCGAAGGGAGCGGCTTCTCCGACGAGGAATACGCCCGCTCCGGCGCCGAAATCCTACCCACGGCGGCCGAGGTGTGGAACAACGCAGAAATGATCATGAAGGTCAAGGAGCCTCGGCCCGAGGAGTACGGCTTTTTACGGGAGGGCCTGCTCCTGTTCACCTACCTCCATCTGGCCGCGGAGGAGGAGTTGACCCACGAACTGCTGCGGCGCAAGGTGGCCGCCGTGGCCTACGAAACGGTGGAGTTGACCGACGGGCGGCTGCCGCTGCTGACCCCGATGAGCGAAGTGGCCGGACGGATGGCCGTCCAGGTGGGAGCCCATTACCTCGAAAAGGCCCACGGCGGGCGCGGCAAGTTGTTGGGCGGCGTCCCCGGTGTGCGACCGGCCCAGGTCACCATCATCGGCGGCGGCGTGGTGGGCACCAACGCGGCCAAGATCGCCCTGGGCATGGGCGCCCATGTGGTCATCATTGACAAAAACATCGACCGCCTGCGCTACCTGGAAGACGTACTGCACGGCAACCTGACCACCTTAGCCTCGAACCCGCTCAACATTGCCAACGCGGTCCAGCGCGCCGACCTGCTCATCGGGGCTGTGCTCATCCACGGCGCCCGGGCGCCCAAACTGGTCACCCGCGAGATGGTGAGCACCATGAAGCCCGGTAGCGTGATCGTGGATGTGGCCATCGATCAGGGCGGCTGCGTGGAAACCAGCAAACCCACCACCCACAGCCACCCCACCTACGAAGTTGACGGCGTCACCCACTACGGCGTGACCAACATGCCCGGGGCGGTGCCGCGCACTTCCACCTACGCCCTCTCCAACGCCACCCTGCCTTATGCGCTGCTCCTGGCCAACCACGGGTTAGAAGAAGCCGTGAAGAACAACCGGGCGCTGGCCAAAGGGGTGAACACCTATCAGGGCGCCGTGACCTATCCCGCCGTGGCCGAAGCCTTTGGCCTGGAATACACCCCCCTGGAGAAGTTACTGGCATGAGTGTGGCCTTTTCTCCCAAAATTGCCCGGAGGGTGCATGCCATCAAACCCTCCGGGTTGCGCAAGTTTTTCGACATCATAGCGTCCCGGCCGGAGATCATCTCCTTAGGCATCGGGCAGCCCGACTTCGCCACCCCCGAGGTCATCCGTCAGGCCGGCATCGAGGCCATCGCCACCGGGGACATCGGCTACACAGCCAACCCCGGGCTGCTGGAACTGCGCGAGGCCATCGCCATCCACCTGGCGCGCCGTTATGGGGTGCACTACGACCCGCAACAGGAAATCGTGCTCACCGTGGGGGTGTCTGAGGGGCTTTTCCTGGCCCTGGCCGCTTTGCTGGACCCCGGCGACGAGGTCCTGCTGCCCACCCCCTGCTTCGTGGCCTACCCCGCCATGATCACCCTGGCCGGGGGCGTGCCGGTGGAGGTGCCCCTGCGGGCCGAGGATGACTTCCAGCCCAACATCGAGGCGCTGGCCCAACACCTCAGCCCGCGCACCAAGGCCATCCTCATCAATTACCCCCACAACCCCACCGGGGCCGCGGCGCGGCGCGAGGCCATGGAAGCCCTGAC
The window above is part of the Anaerolineae bacterium genome. Proteins encoded here:
- a CDS encoding transcription termination factor Rho → MRIAELEKASLAELRQIARDFKIPRANRLKKEDLIIKIREAEAAAEGLEVRGGILEIMNEGVGFLRAENYRPGPNDVYVSPTQIRRFGLRPGDLVIGVVRPPRDTERHYGLLKVESINGLPPEEALKRPRFEDLVPIFPEERFDLETDRWTLATRLINLVAPIGRGQRGLIVSPPKAGKTTILKQIANAISTKYPDVHLMIALIGERPEEVTDMDRSVDAEVISSTFDEPVTSHVQVAEIVLERAKRLVEVGRDVVIMLDSITRLSRAYNLVVTPSGRTLSGGIDPAALYPPKRFFGAARNIEDGGSLTIIATCLIDTGSRMDDVVYEEFKGTGNMELHLSRKLQERRIFPAIDIERSGTRREELLLGPDITQRVWLMRRMYQQMITPPPNGAGMDMATATEAILNRLIKTRNNMEFLETLTEDL
- a CDS encoding M23 family metallopeptidase — translated: MKRHTLFGWLMAWVLLSAAFLPVMGPKPVAASGQSSSNQEPTVVLPPLPYLTDLPITGIHRTLTWYTIIPPRPRLEVVEYTVQEGDALFGIAKRFGIKPETILWANPKLENNPDILRPGMVLKIPPVDGVLYKWKEGDTFEKVAQEFDAKPEDIINFLGNRIDLTDPQVKPGQWVMVPGGHKAFRQWVIPVIPDGNAGVALSHLGPAYCPEWYSKQGGTGTFIWPVSIHRVVGNPYAPWHLALDLATWVGEPIRAADSGVVAYAGWSTVGYGYMVLIDHRNGYQTLYAHMSRVFARCGQGVVQGQTIGLGGSTGNSSGPHLHFEVRYMGGFINPWSVLPPP
- a CDS encoding MFS transporter, coding for MNGRQRNRLLALLFFGVLMAAMDIAIVGPALPAIRDAFGVSDREVSWVFTAYLLFNLIGTPLMAKLADRLGRRSVYVADVVLFAVGSVVVALAPSLAVVVVGRALQGFGAGGIFPVASAVIGDTFPPERRGRALGLIGSVFGIAFIIGPIFGGVLLRFGWQMLFWGPLPFALVLIPWAWRELPTTRAAEIHGLDWGGLLALSGFLAALTLGLNHLEVEHLAASLYQAATGGWLVAALILLGLLIWVETRAADPLVRPALFGTGQLRRVNGLAFGAGVIEGAMVFVPSLLVAALGLTPSQSSFALLPAVAAMAVGAPLFGRLLDARGSRLVVIVGTSLTTVGLAVLSGPSLSWPTFLTASVLFGLGLSALLGAPLRYIMLNEVPATERSAAQGVISLMTKIGQLVTGALVGALAASLGGGVSGYQSAFRVLTLVALGLVFIAWSLKSFAEERGRRDASLSRGATK
- a CDS encoding glycoside hydrolase family 1 protein; its protein translation is MTIKARFVFPRGFLWGTATSSHQVEGQNTNNNWWAWEQEGHIAQGHSAALACNWWGGRWREDFDRAAEAGQNAHRLSVEWSRIQPAPDRWDEEALDHYRQMVRGLVERNLTPVVTLHHFTDPLWLSEQGGWERPEVVAAFARYVEKVVEALKEYVPLWCTINEPNVYAVLGYVTGEFPPGRQDDVPKALQVMEHMARAHAAAYEVIHRVHPEARVGLVHHLRPMQAARPWFPPDGVLARWQDRLFNAFFLRALGEGVLLTPWGRRKAPELRGKQDFLGVNYYTAEQVAFTWAPQALFSRRFYRPEAPLSEHGDIAHEPLAFAHTLRRVARYGLPIIVTENGVEDSHDTLRPRYLAEHVHQMWRVINNNVPIKGYFHWTLVDNFEWHHGWTRRFGLWALDPETQVRTKRPSADLYAALCRENALDAEMVDTFAPAARPAIFPE
- the glpX gene encoding class II fructose-bisphosphatase, which translates into the protein MSKTLQGRSPTRNLAMELARVTEAAALAAGRWVGRGDKISADQAAVDAMRLMLNTIEMDAVIVIGEGEKDEAPMLYNGERVGTGEPPEVDIAVDPIDGTRPTAMGLPNAIATVAVAPRGTMFDPGPFVYMNKIAVGPEARGVVDIEAPVEVNLRNIARAKGKEARDLMVVILDRPRHTELIAEVRRLGARISLIPDGDVAGALMTAMPEVGVDVLLGIGGTPEGVLAACALRAMGGEIQGKLYARNEEERRRGEEMGYDFDKVLTMDDLVASDDVFFAATGITRGSLLQGVKYEAEGARTHSLVVRGLTGTVREIFAFHRLPKLRQISVIEY
- a CDS encoding phosphatidate cytidylyltransferase produces the protein MLRERVLVVVVLLPLGLGLIYLGGLAFVALVAFLLGVAAWEYANLSAALGRGPARPLLVLAAVGFPLARLEWGTTLDSALLTFFTLLAVAWHLVDYERGATESGTDFALTLSGGVYIGYLGAYFVTLRQAPQGMWWLLLALPTIWIADSGAYFVGRTMGRHPLAPRLSPKKTWEGYLAGVVTGVLGAVVLAAAWNALAGPIPGMSAAHAALMGLVIAVLAPLGDLAESMFKRQAGQKDSGRLFPGHGGAFDRIDSWLWAAPLAYGLLVLWQLV
- a CDS encoding isoprenyl transferase translates to MSDPEGRLPDAELKIPTHVAIIMDGNGRWARARGLPRLAGHRAGVDNLRRIIRACVEFGIQYLTIFAFSTENWARPKEEVDGLMNIMEEVIDQQLDELDAEGVQIRHVGKMEGVRPDLQAKIRAAVERTKHNRRLVLNVAFNYGGRDEIVQAIRKMICDGVRPDEVDEALVSRYLYTADCPDPDLVIRTSGEVRISNFLLWQSAYAEWYFTPVYWPDFDKEELRKALEDYSRRERRFGRVSEDETAPLDDGGTASDGPSS